AGGGCATTCACCGCCGCCTGTTTCTCGAGGGAATGAAATTCCACCAGCGCATCGAGATCGGTTACCGGTCCGATGAGCGCGGCACATTTAACACGTAGGTCAGCAGCCATGAAATGCGCCGCCGCAAAACCGCCACGGGACGTGCCGGTTAGCGCAATGCTCAAAGGATCAGCCATCTCTTCGCGGATAATATGATCGAGCACAGATTTCGCGCGCTGGACAAAGTGCCCGATAAAATCCTCGGCAGCGTCGAATCTCTGTCGCCACCCATCGAGCCCCTCAGGCTCATCCATGTGACGATCTTTTCCATGGCAAGGCAAGTCGAGCGAGACGCATAGAAAGCCCTGCGACGCGAGTTGGTTTCCGCCCTGACGAAAGTACGGATCGCCCAAGGTGCCCTCGACGGAATTGGCAAGGACGAGCAGCGTGGGCGCGGGGCGCGCGGGCTGAAGGCTCCAGGTGCCGAAGCGGACTCCCTCTTTCGTCACGCCTAGTTCCACCTTGGTCATGCGTTTCCCTTAGTGCGTGGTTGACGCGACCAGCGCGGCGTCATGTTGCGTCTCAACTCCGGCGGGCCGGACACGGAGCAAAAGAACGATGCAGCCTGCCAGCAGAAATCCAATGCACACGAAGATCGGCGTCAGGCCCACATGCCGATCGCGCAGCGCCCCACTGGCGAAGACGCCCACACCACCGGCCAGGCTGGCAACCAGGTTCAGCACACCATAACCCGTCGCACGATAGCGCTCGTTGGTAACGAGACACAAAATCGGCATCATGTTGGCATCCGCGAAGGCACGGGTAAAACCGTAAATGCACAGTCCCAATATGGCGAAGAACAGCCAGCTTGAACTGGCCGCCAATAGCATGGCGGGCGCCGCCAGACAAAGGCCCAACGCGGGAACCAGAATCGGTCCGCGTCGATTCGTGCGACTCCAGCGATCTGCCCAAACGCCACCGACGAGGACGCCGACCAAGGCTGCCACCTGCAGATAGCCTGTGGCCGAA
This sequence is a window from Pirellulales bacterium. Protein-coding genes within it:
- a CDS encoding prolyl oligopeptidase family serine peptidase, translated to MTKVELGVTKEGVRFGTWSLQPARPAPTLLVLANSVEGTLGDPYFRQGGNQLASQGFLCVSLDLPCHGKDRHMDEPEGLDGWRQRFDAAEDFIGHFVQRAKSVLDHIIREEMADPLSIALTGTSRGGFAAAHFMAADLRVKCAALIGPVTDLDALVEFHSLEKQAAVNALSLMALVPQLAGRPIWIVIGDQDARVGTDRAIAFARKLTVAACSQHKSSQVELHVLPEPRGHTTPAGAAEASAAWISRQLQR